In Gallus gallus isolate bGalGal1 chromosome 6, bGalGal1.mat.broiler.GRCg7b, whole genome shotgun sequence, a single genomic region encodes these proteins:
- the CYP26A1 gene encoding cytochrome P450 26A1 isoform X1, producing MGFSALVASALCTFLLPLLLFLAAVRLWDLYCASGRDPSCPLPLPPGTMGLPFFGETLQMVLQRRKFLQMKRRKYGFIYKTHLFGRPTVRVMGAENVRHILLGEHRLVSVQWPASVRTILGSGCLSNLHNGQHKHRKKVIMQAFSRDALQHYVPVIQEEPRQASPDGEQQLVEAFEEMIRNLFSLPIDVPFSGLYRGLRARNIIHAKIEENIRAKMARKEPEGGYKDALQLLMEHTQGNGEQLNMQELKESATELLFGGHETTASAATSLIAFLGLHHDVLQKVRKELQVKGLLSGPNQEKQLDMEVLEQLKYTGCVIKETLRLSPPVPGGFRIALKTLELNGYQIPKGWNVIYSICDTHDVADLFTDKDEFNPDRFMSPSPEDSSRFSFIPFGGGLRSCVGKEFAKVLLKIFTVELARSCDWQLLNGPPTMKTGPIVYPVDNLPAKFIGFSGQI from the exons ATGGGCTTCTCCGCTCTGGTCGCCAGCGCCCTGTGCACCTTCCTGCTGcccctgctgctcttcctggCCGCCGTCCGGCTCTGGGACCTGTACTGCGCCAGCGGCCGCGACCCCAGCTGTCCGCTGCCGTTGCCCCCGGGCACCATGGGGCTGCCCTTCTTCGGGGAGACGCTGCAGATGGTGCTGCAG CGGCGGAAATTCCTGCAGATGAAGCGCAGGAAATACGGCTTCATCTACAAGACTCACCTCTTTGGGCGGCCCACTGTGCGGGTGATGGGCGCTGAGAATGTGCGGCACATCCTGCTGGGCGAGCACCGCCTGGTCTCCGTGCAGTGGCCCGCCTCGGTGCGCACCATCTTGGGCTCGGGCTGCCTCTCCAACCTTCACAACGGGCAGCACAAACACCGCAAAAAG GTGATCATGCAGGCCTTCTCCCGGGACGCCCTGCAGCACTACGTGCCTGTCATCCAAGAGGAG CCCCGCCAGGCCAGCCCCGATggtgagcagcagctggtggaGGCCTTCGAGGAGATGATCCgcaacctcttctccctccccatcGATGTGCCTTTCAGTGGGCTCTACCGG GGCCTGAGGGCGCGCAACATCATCCATGCCAAGATTGAGGAGAACATCCGTGCCAAGATGGCCCGCAAGGAGCCCGAGGGTGGCTACAAGgatgcactgcagctgctgatggaGCACACACAGGGtaatggagagcagctcaacATGCAG GAGCTGAAGGAGtctgccacagagctgctgtttggAGGTCATGAAACCACTGCCAGTGCTGCTACATCACTGATTGCCTTCCTAGGGCTCCACCATGATGTTCTGCAGAAAGTGAGGAAGGAGCTGCAAGTAAAG GGGTTACTGTCTGGTCCCAACCAAGAGAAGCAATTGGACATGGAGGTCTTGGAGCAGCTGAAGTACACAGGCTGTGTTATCAAGGAAACCCTCAGGCTGAGCCCTCCCGTTCCTGGAGGATTCCGAATTGCACTCAAGACCCTTGAGCTGAAT GGTTACCAGATCCCCAAAGGCTGGAATGTTATTTACAGTATCTGCGATACCCACGATGTGGCCGATCTCTTTACCGACAAGGACGAGTTCAACCCGGACCGCTTCATGTCTCCGTCTCCGGAGGACTCCTCTAGGTTCAGTTTCATTCCTTTCGGTGGGGGCTTGAGGAGCTGCGTAGGCAAAGAGTTTGCAAAAGtccttctaaaaatatttacgGTGGAGCTGGCGCGGAGCTGTGACTGGCAGCTGCTAAATGGACCTCCTACAATGAAAACGGGCCCCATAGTGTACCCTGTGGACAATCTGCCTGCCAAATTCATAGGTTTCAGCGGCCAAATCTGA
- the CYP26A1 gene encoding cytochrome P450 26A1 isoform X2, producing the protein MGLPFFGETLQMVLQRRKFLQMKRRKYGFIYKTHLFGRPTVRVMGAENVRHILLGEHRLVSVQWPASVRTILGSGCLSNLHNGQHKHRKKVIMQAFSRDALQHYVPVIQEEVSACLAQWLGAGPCLLVYPEVKRLMFRIAMRILLGFQPRQASPDGEQQLVEAFEEMIRNLFSLPIDVPFSGLYRGLRARNIIHAKIEENIRAKMARKEPEGGYKDALQLLMEHTQGNGEQLNMQELKESATELLFGGHETTASAATSLIAFLGLHHDVLQKVRKELQVKGLLSGPNQEKQLDMEVLEQLKYTGCVIKETLRLSPPVPGGFRIALKTLELNGYQIPKGWNVIYSICDTHDVADLFTDKDEFNPDRFMSPSPEDSSRFSFIPFGGGLRSCVGKEFAKVLLKIFTVELARSCDWQLLNGPPTMKTGPIVYPVDNLPAKFIGFSGQI; encoded by the exons ATGGGGCTGCCCTTCTTCGGGGAGACGCTGCAGATGGTGCTGCAG CGGCGGAAATTCCTGCAGATGAAGCGCAGGAAATACGGCTTCATCTACAAGACTCACCTCTTTGGGCGGCCCACTGTGCGGGTGATGGGCGCTGAGAATGTGCGGCACATCCTGCTGGGCGAGCACCGCCTGGTCTCCGTGCAGTGGCCCGCCTCGGTGCGCACCATCTTGGGCTCGGGCTGCCTCTCCAACCTTCACAACGGGCAGCACAAACACCGCAAAAAG GTGATCATGCAGGCCTTCTCCCGGGACGCCCTGCAGCACTACGTGCCTGTCATCCAAGAGGAGGTGAGTGCCTGCCTGGCACAGTGGCTGGGTGCCGGGCCCTGCCTGCTGGTGTATCCCGAGGTGAAGCGCCTCATGTTCCGCATCGCCATGCGCATCCTGCTGGGCTTCCAGCCCCGCCAGGCCAGCCCCGATggtgagcagcagctggtggaGGCCTTCGAGGAGATGATCCgcaacctcttctccctccccatcGATGTGCCTTTCAGTGGGCTCTACCGG GGCCTGAGGGCGCGCAACATCATCCATGCCAAGATTGAGGAGAACATCCGTGCCAAGATGGCCCGCAAGGAGCCCGAGGGTGGCTACAAGgatgcactgcagctgctgatggaGCACACACAGGGtaatggagagcagctcaacATGCAG GAGCTGAAGGAGtctgccacagagctgctgtttggAGGTCATGAAACCACTGCCAGTGCTGCTACATCACTGATTGCCTTCCTAGGGCTCCACCATGATGTTCTGCAGAAAGTGAGGAAGGAGCTGCAAGTAAAG GGGTTACTGTCTGGTCCCAACCAAGAGAAGCAATTGGACATGGAGGTCTTGGAGCAGCTGAAGTACACAGGCTGTGTTATCAAGGAAACCCTCAGGCTGAGCCCTCCCGTTCCTGGAGGATTCCGAATTGCACTCAAGACCCTTGAGCTGAAT GGTTACCAGATCCCCAAAGGCTGGAATGTTATTTACAGTATCTGCGATACCCACGATGTGGCCGATCTCTTTACCGACAAGGACGAGTTCAACCCGGACCGCTTCATGTCTCCGTCTCCGGAGGACTCCTCTAGGTTCAGTTTCATTCCTTTCGGTGGGGGCTTGAGGAGCTGCGTAGGCAAAGAGTTTGCAAAAGtccttctaaaaatatttacgGTGGAGCTGGCGCGGAGCTGTGACTGGCAGCTGCTAAATGGACCTCCTACAATGAAAACGGGCCCCATAGTGTACCCTGTGGACAATCTGCCTGCCAAATTCATAGGTTTCAGCGGCCAAATCTGA
- the CYP26A1 gene encoding cytochrome P450 26A1 — protein MGFSALVASALCTFLLPLLLFLAAVRLWDLYCASGRDPSCPLPLPPGTMGLPFFGETLQMVLQRRKFLQMKRRKYGFIYKTHLFGRPTVRVMGAENVRHILLGEHRLVSVQWPASVRTILGSGCLSNLHNGQHKHRKKVIMQAFSRDALQHYVPVIQEEVSACLAQWLGAGPCLLVYPEVKRLMFRIAMRILLGFQPRQASPDGEQQLVEAFEEMIRNLFSLPIDVPFSGLYRGLRARNIIHAKIEENIRAKMARKEPEGGYKDALQLLMEHTQGNGEQLNMQELKESATELLFGGHETTASAATSLIAFLGLHHDVLQKVRKELQVKGLLSGPNQEKQLDMEVLEQLKYTGCVIKETLRLSPPVPGGFRIALKTLELNGYQIPKGWNVIYSICDTHDVADLFTDKDEFNPDRFMSPSPEDSSRFSFIPFGGGLRSCVGKEFAKVLLKIFTVELARSCDWQLLNGPPTMKTGPIVYPVDNLPAKFIGFSGQI, from the exons ATGGGCTTCTCCGCTCTGGTCGCCAGCGCCCTGTGCACCTTCCTGCTGcccctgctgctcttcctggCCGCCGTCCGGCTCTGGGACCTGTACTGCGCCAGCGGCCGCGACCCCAGCTGTCCGCTGCCGTTGCCCCCGGGCACCATGGGGCTGCCCTTCTTCGGGGAGACGCTGCAGATGGTGCTGCAG CGGCGGAAATTCCTGCAGATGAAGCGCAGGAAATACGGCTTCATCTACAAGACTCACCTCTTTGGGCGGCCCACTGTGCGGGTGATGGGCGCTGAGAATGTGCGGCACATCCTGCTGGGCGAGCACCGCCTGGTCTCCGTGCAGTGGCCCGCCTCGGTGCGCACCATCTTGGGCTCGGGCTGCCTCTCCAACCTTCACAACGGGCAGCACAAACACCGCAAAAAG GTGATCATGCAGGCCTTCTCCCGGGACGCCCTGCAGCACTACGTGCCTGTCATCCAAGAGGAGGTGAGTGCCTGCCTGGCACAGTGGCTGGGTGCCGGGCCCTGCCTGCTGGTGTATCCCGAGGTGAAGCGCCTCATGTTCCGCATCGCCATGCGCATCCTGCTGGGCTTCCAGCCCCGCCAGGCCAGCCCCGATggtgagcagcagctggtggaGGCCTTCGAGGAGATGATCCgcaacctcttctccctccccatcGATGTGCCTTTCAGTGGGCTCTACCGG GGCCTGAGGGCGCGCAACATCATCCATGCCAAGATTGAGGAGAACATCCGTGCCAAGATGGCCCGCAAGGAGCCCGAGGGTGGCTACAAGgatgcactgcagctgctgatggaGCACACACAGGGtaatggagagcagctcaacATGCAG GAGCTGAAGGAGtctgccacagagctgctgtttggAGGTCATGAAACCACTGCCAGTGCTGCTACATCACTGATTGCCTTCCTAGGGCTCCACCATGATGTTCTGCAGAAAGTGAGGAAGGAGCTGCAAGTAAAG GGGTTACTGTCTGGTCCCAACCAAGAGAAGCAATTGGACATGGAGGTCTTGGAGCAGCTGAAGTACACAGGCTGTGTTATCAAGGAAACCCTCAGGCTGAGCCCTCCCGTTCCTGGAGGATTCCGAATTGCACTCAAGACCCTTGAGCTGAAT GGTTACCAGATCCCCAAAGGCTGGAATGTTATTTACAGTATCTGCGATACCCACGATGTGGCCGATCTCTTTACCGACAAGGACGAGTTCAACCCGGACCGCTTCATGTCTCCGTCTCCGGAGGACTCCTCTAGGTTCAGTTTCATTCCTTTCGGTGGGGGCTTGAGGAGCTGCGTAGGCAAAGAGTTTGCAAAAGtccttctaaaaatatttacgGTGGAGCTGGCGCGGAGCTGTGACTGGCAGCTGCTAAATGGACCTCCTACAATGAAAACGGGCCCCATAGTGTACCCTGTGGACAATCTGCCTGCCAAATTCATAGGTTTCAGCGGCCAAATCTGA
- the CYP26C1 gene encoding cytochrome P450 26C1, with product MPAGLCWPAAAALALLFLALLLALCRHLWALRWSLSRDRASALPLPKGSMGWPFFGETLHWLLQGSRFHSSRRERYGNVFKTHLLGRPVVRVTGAENVRKILLGEHTLVSAQWPQSTQILLGSHTLLGSTGDLHRQRRKILARVFCRAALESYLPRIQKVVSWELRGWCMQPGSIAVYSSAKTLTFRIAAQILLGLRLEEKQFKDLAKTFEQLVENLFSLPLNVPFSGLRKGIKARDMLHEFMERAIQEKLQRAISEEHSDALDFIINSAKEHGKEFTMQELKESAIELIFAAFFTTASASTSLILLLLKHPSAIEKIRQELVSHELYPQHQNCPMAPCPGTGRDSEQQLLTTASDAHEDQLQLPDLTEETELGGGCSPNLPALLEPMHPPSSPQPRGCRCPLDISLEQLSRLRYLDCVVKEVLRVLPPVSGGYRTALQTFELDGYQIPKGWSVMYSIRDTHETAAIYQSPPGGFDPDRFNVTHLEAAGRFHYIPFGGGARSCIGKELAQAILKLLAIELVTTARWELATPTFPAMQTVPIVHPVDGLQLYFHPLWPSHGGEA from the exons ATGCCTGCCGGGCTCTGCTGGCCCGCGGCGGCCGCCCTGGCGCTGCTGTTCCTGGCGCTGCTGCTCGCCCTGTGCAGGCACCTGTGGGCGCTGCGCTGGAGCCTCAGCCGAGACCGTGCCAGCGCCCTGCCGCTGCCCAAGGGCTCCATGGGCTGGCCCTTCTTCGGGGAGACCCTGCactggctgctgcag GGCTCCCGCTTCCACAGCTCCCGGCGGGAGCGCTACGGCAACGTGTTCAAGACCCACCTGCTGGGCCGCCCGGTGGTGCGGGTGACGGGCGCTGAGAACGTCCGCAAGATCCTGCTGGGCGAGCACACGCTGGTCAGTGCGCAGTGGCCCCAGAGCACCCAGATCCTCTTGGGCTCCCACACCCTGCTCGGCTCCACGGGTGACCTGCACCGCCAGCGCCGCAAG ATCCTGGCCAGAGTGTTCTGCCGCGCCGCCCTGGAAAGCTACCTGCCGCGGATCCAGAAGGTTGtgagctgggagctgcggggctGGTGCATGCAGCCGGGCTCCATCGCCGTTTATTCCTCTGCTAAAACCTTAACTTTCCGCATTGCAGCTCAGATTCTGCTGGGACTCCGTCTGGAGGAAAAGCAGTTCAAGGACCTGGCCAAAACCTTTGAACAGCTGGTGGagaacctcttctccctgcccCTCAATGTGCCCTTCAGCGGGCTGCGCAAG GGCATCAAAGCACGGGACATGCTGCATGAGTTCATGGAGAGGGCCATACAGGAGAAACTGCAGCGAGCCATATCAGAAGAACACAGCGATGCTCTGGATTTCATAATAAACAGTGCCAAGGAGCACGGCAAAGAGTTCACCATGCAGGAGCTGAAG GAGTCAGCCATCGAGCTcatatttgctgcttttttcacCACGGCCAGCGCCAGCACCTCCCTCATCCTCCTGCTGCTAAAGCACCCCTCAGCAATTGAAAAAATCCGTCAGGAGCTGGTATCCCATGAGCTGTACCCACAGCACCAGAACTGCCCTATGGCACCCTGCCCAGGGACGGGCAGGGATAGTGAGCAGCAACTCCTCACCACAGCCAGTGATGCTCATGAAGaccagctccagctccctgaCCTCACAGAGGAGACAGAGCTGGGGGGTGGCTGCTCCCCCAATCTCCCAGCCCTGTTGGAGCCCATGCACCCCCcaagcagcccccagccccgggGCTGCCGCTGCCCCCTGGACAtcagcctggagcagctgaGCCGCCTGCGCTACCTGGACTGCGTGGTCAAGGAGGTGCTGCGGGTGCTGCCGCCGGTCTCTGGGGGGTACAGGACTGCACTGCAGACCTTTGAGCTGGAT GGTTACCAGATCCCCAAGGGCTGGAGCGTGATGTACAGCATCCGTGACACACATGAGACGGCTGCCATCTACCAGAGCCCCCCAGGTGGCTTTGATCCTGACCGCTTCAATGTCACCCATCTGGAGGCTGCCGGTCGCTTCCACTACATCCCCTTTGGCGGCGGGGCACGGAGCTGCATCGGCAAGGAGCTGGCACAGGCCATCCTGAAGCTGCTGGCCATCGAGCTGGTCACCACAGCCCGCTGGGAGCTGGCCACTCCCACCTTCCCCGCCATGCAGACCGTGCCCATTGTGCACCCTGTCGACGGGCTGCAGCTCTACTTCCACCCCCTGTGGCCCAGTCATGGCGGCGAGGCCTAA